Within Ovis aries strain OAR_USU_Benz2616 breed Rambouillet chromosome 11, ARS-UI_Ramb_v3.0, whole genome shotgun sequence, the genomic segment ACTTCATACAAGCTCCCTCAGCTACATTAGAGATTCTTCAAGCCATTTCCTAGCCTAGGGTCAAGCCAATGAAACTGAAGGGAGGCATCACCCGTGTGCCCTTCCTTTGAACACCTGGTAACTCAATGGAAGTTTCCCTTCCCTCCAACACTTCGGTCTCACCCGTTTCTCCCAGTAGGCTTCAAATGTGACTCCCCTCACCTATGGAAGGGGACTCAAGCGGGCTGGACATTTTACTACTTGCCAGGTACTGGGGACACTATAAAGCAGCCAATGCCAGAGCTAGAAAGTGATGGAGCTGGGATTTAGAACACTGACTCAGCAGGTGTTCCGCAGCCTCACCTGTGCCCCCCAGGCGCGACTCGATCTCGATGCCTGGATACTGCTCCTTCACGGCACTCGCCAGCTCCAGGTAGGTCGCTTCGAAGCCGCAGGGTTCGCTAGGGAGAAGATACCGGAGGTCCGGTTGGGTTTCGGAAAAGGTACCTCCGGTGGACCCACCCTCGTCCGGCCCGGATCCCCGTCACTGGCAGGGGCCGCTCACCAGTACTCAACCACAATGCGGACCCCATGGCCCGGTTCGGTCTCCCCGGGAGGGGGCGCTACGGCCGTCGTCCCCGTATCCCCGCTCATTGCTGCCAGCTCCCTACAGCCGCTGCTTCCGGGTGTGACGCGACGCCGCGGGCACGTGATGGGGCGGGGCCGCGCGTGACGTCGGGTCGCCCCTGCAGGCGGCTGCTACTGCGTTCTGACCGTGTTACCTACCAGCTAGAGAGCTTGGGCTGGGCCGATCGGCCTAGACCACCTTTCCGGGCCCGAGTTCTCGGAGCGCCGGTCTTGCCCCACATCTAGTGTCCGCTGGACTTCACGGTCTTATTTAATCTAATGACATATCTTAGACTGCAGAGGGCCCGGGGTTGACGGATGATATAGAATAGTTGCCGTTTCTCCTGTCTTGCTGATGGCATTCTAAAGCATTCCACAGTTACACACTCAGGTACTTCTTACTCTTAAACGCTAAACTGCAGGCACAGCCTGGGTAGTTTCCGTGTGTCTCATGCCTTCAGAAACCTTTAGGCTTTAAGGCTTCTATTCCGCAGGCTTTGTGCGGCCGTCCCGTGCACCCAGTTCCTccacctccccatctcatcctACCCCGCCACCGAGCTGGCTTTTTTATTCCCGTTTTGCAGCTCTAGAAACGGAGACTGTCTCCTTGCCTCTTCTTTCCCTGGGCCCCCACCAAAGGATCCTCTCAGGTCACCCACTCTAGCATCCctttaaaacattcatttctaAACGATTCAGTGACTTACGGAGTTGTGAAGCCATCTCCACACATTTCCACCGACATAAAAAGAAGTCCCACCTGCGTATTTTCAATCTTTCCAGCTACCTGCTCCAGCCCTAAGCAACCACGGATCTGCTTTCTATCAATTTGCCTTTCCTGgatgtttcatataaatgaaatactaTGTAGTCTTTTGCTTCTGACTTCTTGCACTCCTTTTAaagtttttgaggttcatccatgttatagcatgtaCTAGtggttgcctggaaaatcccatggacggaggagcctgggtaggctgcagtccatggggtcactaagagtcggacgcgactgagagtcttcactttcacttttcactgtcatgcattggagaaggaaatggcaaccgactccagtgttcttgcctggagaatcccagggacgggggagcctggtgggctgccgtctatggggctgcatagagtcggacacgactgaagagacttagcagcagcagtggttccTTTTTGTTGCGGAGAAATATCCCAGTGTATGGATgaaatgttttgtttattcaataccagttgatggatatttgagtttCCAGTTTTGGggtattttgaataatgctgccatgaatgTTTGTGTGTCTTTGTATGTACATGTGTTCTTACTTCTTGTGGGTAGGTTCCTACCAGTAGAATTGCTAGGTCGTGTGGAAAGTTTATGTTTAACTTAAGAAATGgccaaaatgtttttcaaagtggctgtaccattttacattcctactagcAATATATGATGATTTGTTTCCCtatatccttgtcaacacttgctGTCTGTCTCTTTCATTATAGCCATCCTGATGGGAGTGAggaggttttaatttgcatttctctaatggtcTTGAGCACCTTTTCACGTGCTTATGAGCCATTCATATGTCTTAATTTGGAAAAAcgtctattcaaatcttttgcccacttctaattgggttgtttgtctctTTAGTGTTGATTTGTAGGAGTTCcttatatacagttgacccttgtacaacacaggtttgaactgcgtGGGTCTActtacatgtggatttttttcgGTAAATACATAGTAAGTACCACACAATACAAGTTTGTGTCAATCTGAAGGTGAAAACCAGATGGGGGGCTGACTGTAAAGTTATATTCAGATTTTCAACTGCTCTGGGTCATTGGTACCTCTAAGCCCTGCGTTGTTCAATGAGCAACTGTATTCTGGATACAAAGTTCCTAATTAAATGTATGACTTGTAATTATTTTCCTCCAGTCTTccacaagtatttttttaaatttaattttcgaagtgcaaaattttaaaattttggccaAGTATAGTttatcaactttttattttgtcatttgtgCTCTTGCTGTCTCATTTGCATCTGAGATCTCTGCCTAACCCAAGGTACAAAGATTTTCTCCCATAACTTCttctagagttttatagttttagctcttacttGTAAATCCATGATctgttttgagttaatatttgtaaattgTGTAAGGTGAAGgggaaggtgaagtcgctcagtcgtgtccgactctttgcgaccccgtggacggtaacctactaggcttctccgtccatgggattcttcaggcaagaatactggagtggattgccatttccttctccaggggatcttcccaacccagggatcgaacccaggtctcccgcattggaggcagatgctttaacctctgcaccaccagggaagccctggtgtaaAGGAGGATCTAAATTCATCTTTTGCCATGTGGCTATTCAATCTGTCCCAGAACCATTTATCAAAAACACTATTCTTTCGCTCGCTGAATTGTCttggcacctttgtcaaaaatcaattaaccagtaggtccagtggttaagacttcgtctTCCAGTGTAGAGggttcgggttcgatccctggttggggaactaagatcccacatgtctcacaaacaaaaaaccagaacgtaaaacaagcaatattgtaacaaattcaataaagactttaaaaatgatccacatgaaaaaaaaagttaaaatgtttaaaaaaaaatcaattgaccagAAATGTAAGGATTTTTACTTGGACTCTTGAAGCTGTCCTATTGAtatatactactactactactaagtcgcttcagtcgtgtccaactctgtgcgaccccacagacggcagcccaccaggctcccccgtccctgggattctccaggcaagaacactggagtgggttgccatttccttctccatattgatatataaatctattctttttcattgtcgtttctttttaaaatagatttagaTATAACTTATACACAGTAATACACATCCTCTGGAGTGTACCTTTCTGTCAGTCCTGACACACACCGTTGTACTTCTACCACCAGGACCAAGATACACAACAACTCCATTACCTCCTCACAAGCTTCTCTGCTGTCAACCGCTCTCCCTCCTCCTCAACTCCAGATCTGTTTTCTGTCCTTAGCATTCTGCCCCCTCTAGAAAGTCATATAAATGGACTCCTATAGCACTGAGCCCTCTTGAGTCTGGTTTCTCTTTCCAACTTATCCTGTCCTTCAACATCCAGAgtgatttttctgaaatataaatCTGCCCGCTCCTTTGGGCCTCTACTTAAGCTCAGATGGACCCTGCAGGGTCTGGCCTCAGCCCATAGTTCCTGCTGGTCTGGACAGACAGGATGGATGGCTCTTAAACCTGGTTTACAGAACAACCACCTGAGGGCTTGTCAATACCATACATTCCTGGGTCTTGTCCCCAGAGACCAAGTTTCAGTAGTTGGGGAGGGGCCCAGGGatctgtttctttgttgttgtttgcttggttttttaaagttgcattttatttatttttggttgtgctgggtctttgttggcgCTTGGGCTTTTCTCCACTTGCGATTCCCAGGCTTCTCACTTccatggcttctcctgttgtggatcATGGGCTCTAGACaggctggctcagtagttgcggctcacaggcttagttgcccaatggcatgtggaattttcctggaccggggatcgaagctgtgttccctgcattggcaggaggagtcttacccactggaccaccagggaaacccagggatCTGTGTTTTTACACAAGCCCAGGCAGATTTGGAGGCCACACTTTGAGGGACACAGTTGAGTACAAAGCCTTTCCCCACACCTCTCACACGTGCTCAGCCACACCTGTgggctcctctcccttctccacccTGCTCTGCCTCTGCATGCTCTGTCCCCTTTTGTCAAGGGTTTTGGCACTTGTTTCATCATCATGAAAGGTGCTCCCCCTTCGCATCCACCAATCCAAATCCTTCAATCCAGACAACTTCCCCTCTGCTCAACTCTCACTTCCATGGAGAAGTCTTCCCTAACTCCCTGTGTGTTTTCCCAGCATAGCTGTCTCCCGTCATCTCTTATTATTTGTGTgatcctttgatttctttttattttgactgccgctgggtcttcgttgctttgcttgggcttttctctggttgcagcaagctggggctactctccagttgtggtagcttctctcgttgtggagcactggctccaggcttgcgggcttcagtagttgcggcacacgggcttagttgctccacggcatgtgggatcttcccagaccagggattgaactggtgtcccctgcattgtaaggtggattcttaataactggaccaccagggaagccctggttcttTGATTAACATCAGTCTCCCCGATTGGGCTGCATGAAGATAACGGTGGGATCTGTTTTGTTGCTCACTATATCCCCAGTGCCAAGCATGCGGttggcatatagtaggtacttAACAAATATTAGCTGAGTGAATGAAGAATTGATTGAGTGAATTGTCTACCGTGTTTTTCACATGATATCCAGTGACCCAGGTGACCTTGCCTCTTTCCCCACTTCTTCACTTAGTCCAGTCTGGTTTTTTCAAGGAAAACTGAGTTTGGGGAAAGTTGAGCATCCAGTCACTCCTCCAGGTCCCCCAGGGCAGATCTCTTATCACCCCTATGAACTGTTTGTTTACTGAACTGTCACCCACTTGTGGGATGCGGCTGGTGCCTTTGATCTCAGTCTCCTAGGCCCTCTCTCCAACCTTGTGTTTGCCTACTGCTGAAGGCCAGCGCTAAGGGGAGTCCCCTGGCACCTGGCCAGAGCTTTCCCCAAACGACTTCTGCCACTGGGAGACCTTGCCTAACCCCTTCAATTTCAGAAGGAAAACCTGAGACTGTGGACTTTGCTTAGAAGGGAGGGTATATGCTGGGTGCCCCTGAGGGGCCAGGGTGCAGCCTGGGTGGTCAGACTGTGGCTGGAGGTCAAGGGGCAGGCCGTGTTGCTGGACATCCTTCTGGCTGGCTTCCCTCTTTCATAGAGTGCCCTTTGCCCCAAGGGGTAAGACCCTAAGCAGCAGACAGGCCCCCTAAATTGGGCAATGAACAGACCAGATTTGGGAAGGGGCGTGGGGAAGAGTAGGCGAGTCCCTTTTCTCTGATCTTCCAGgtccctgctcctccctcccaGGTCATGAGGACTCTAGATCTTTGCTTTCGGGGCTGTACAGTTTGACTGTTTCTCCCCTGGCACCTGctacagaaagacaaaaacaatccCAGCCAGGGTAGAGTGTCAGGGAGTCCCCGCCCCTCCTCCAGTGCTTCCTCCTCCCATGCCCCtccctcaggccccgcccccacctgccCAAGATAATTTGTTTCCTTGGGTCAGAAGCCTGGACAACAGAGCTCAACCTCCCCCGACTCCTACGTTCAAAGTCGGGACACTCTCCTACACCtgtagagaagagggagggggtttgAGATCAAGCCCAGGTACCTGAGGTTCCTAGACAGCGCCGGACTTCGGACCCTGTGTCCTGCTACTCCAGCTGGGGCTCCTCCAGGTAAGGGCACCGAGACTGGTTGCAGACGACAATCTGCTCCCACTCCCAGCTGCACCAGGGCCCCAGGCTGTGCCAGTCTCagggccaggagctgactggatGGCTGCCCAGGTGGGCAGGACAGGAGGCCGCCCggctccccctcccttcccctcttcagTGATGTCAGGCCAAGGgcggggaagggggtgggggggacaggtAGTTAAGAGCTTGGCATCTCCCTTCCTAAATCGGTGGCCCCAGCCAGGTGTGCCAACACCCAGGGTCCAGGTAAGGACCAGAGCGCGGCACTTCGTCTTGGGGGCGGGGAGCACCAGTAGATCCCGGAGAAAGATGTGGAGATCTTTGGAGAATATGGAGAAAGATGCCGCCTCCTGCTGTGTTTTCCTGGAGGcctcactttctcttttcctccagcCTCCCATCCTGCCCCCTCCTCACTATCTGCCCTCGGTCTTTCCCTGTTCTCACTCCCTGTTCTCTCCATTCCTTCGTCCctctccaccccgccccccaacAGCCCCAAACACACACTCCAACCTGCTGATGGGGTCAGGGAAGCAGGAATCCAGATTCTTTCCTCCCCGAGAGGGGCGGATTTCCCGCTGAAACTAGCCCCTCCCCACGTCCCCAGAGAGAGAGCTGGGAGGGGTGTCCCAAGCCGAGGGGGCAGCCCCAAGTGTCTCCAGGCTCCGTCTGCTTTgaccccagtttgagttcccccAAGTCTTTATTAAAGACAGATGTCTCTGTGGGGGCAGTGGGGCACCCTCCAATTTGGAGGGCAGTAAAGGAGACAGATTCTCTGAATTGCATCCGTACTCAgcaatacaggcttccctggtagatcagctggtaaagaatctgtctgcaatgcaggagaccccagttcaattccattcctgggttgggaagatcccctggaggagggcatggcaatccactccagtattcttgcctggaggatccccatggacagaggagcttggcgagctacagtccttggggtcgcaaagagtcagtcacgactaagcaactgaactgaactgagcgactcagcacagcccTCCGGTGGGAAGGTAGGGGGTGGGACAGGCCCCGGGGAGGGGGGTGGTCCCTCTGGCTTAAGAAAGAAGTGGTCTAGGTAGGCTGAAGGGATAGATGCTGGGGGTCTGCAGCGCAGTAGGGCCTGGGGAGAGTGGGTGCGCTGTGCgcatgggggaggggggcagattGCCTTGTCCGTCTGAACAGTCTTGGGGAAGACTCATCCCAGTCGGGGTCTCCCTGGCACGCTGGGGATGGAGAATACTCCTGCCTGCCCTTGCCAGGCCTTCCAACCCCACTGCGCCTCGAGAATGCCCCCTCTTGGTCTGCCTGTCCTGGACTCTgctctcccctctccaccccccgCTATCGTGCTGGGGGGGCCCCCCGTGAAGGCAAGCAGCCTGTAATGATTAACTCCACAGACACTCTAGCATTCTTCCCGAATTAAACTTTAAAAGAGCTGCCCCCCTCATTCCCATTGGATGTTTTTCCCCTAgtgagggagggggcggggccgcagGGTCCGGGggccctcccccagctccaggtCAGCTAGGGGTTTCCCGCCTCCTCACCTGAGCCCTCACCCTAAGGGCTCCCCCACAGGTAAAGCCTTCCTCCTAACTAAATCCCGATGCGGGCGGGGCGTGGGGTTCCTGGGCCTGGCGGGGGCCTTCCCGCCACCTCCAggccccagctccagcccctccccaccccaccccaccaccccacccggTACCGAAGGTGGCCTTGTTTTCTACCGGCCCGGCCTTCTACCCTGAGCCCTGCCACCCACCCTCGGGGCCAGCCAGGTGGGGCAAGATTCAGGAAGTAAACAAGGAGGCTGGAGGCGGGAGGGCTGGAAGGAGGGTGGGGCCCGAGCCACGGGGGCGGGGAAGTCGCAGAAGGGAGTCACAGTACTAAGGGGACAGATTGATGTGGGGGTCGATTTCTTCAATATAACCTTCCCAGGGCCCCAGTTGGAAAGTTTCAGGTCTCTTGGGGGTGGTTGAGGGGGCTGCCCAGGGGAGACAGCTAGGATCGGTTTCTCTCGCCTCTCCTCTCTTTGGTCCTGACTCCCGAGTCCTGTCCTTCCTTAGAGGGGTCTGGAGAGCTGGGTGATGGGATCTGAAGGCTAAACCCATCCAGAGTCAGCCTTCCCGCCCCCCACAGAGGCCAGACTCAAGTCTGATTCAAATCTACCCTCTCCCTTTCCAAACGCTGCCCAGATTCCCCTTCCCTCTGGGATGGGAGAGGATCCAGGCCTCCTGGTCTCAGACCACGCCACTGTTGGTCTCTGGCTTCCTGGAGCGGGTGGTTCCTGCAGCCCTTCCCCTAGTCCCCCCTGGGATGAAGTGAGCAGGGCTGTTTGCCAGAGGTTAGacgggggtgggagtgggggcctTGTGTTTTGGTGTTGACG encodes:
- the MIEN1 gene encoding migration and invasion enhancer 1, translating into MSGDTGTTAVAPPPGETEPGHGVRIVVEYCEPCGFEATYLELASAVKEQYPGIEIESRLGGTGAFEIEINGQLVFSKLENGGFPYEKDLIEAIRRASNGEPLEKITNSRPPCVIL